In Amphiprion ocellaris isolate individual 3 ecotype Okinawa chromosome 3, ASM2253959v1, whole genome shotgun sequence, one genomic interval encodes:
- the LOC111576350 gene encoding nuclear receptor-interacting protein 3 isoform X2, translated as MFPGMRTEDRRDSGVLDAAALRQQRRIKQAIQFLHKDSADLLPLDGLKKLGTSKQGQPHNILQKRLLEAKLSRGRTSMCGVTPNGGGIHLSCKNLNSHEDEKEEEEDFIHVPCKCLGQELNVLIDTGCKLNLMSSLTVGSLKEYVEENKMETDGFPFQRKLCIDGRIKELSLTIGQLRIMCSFAIVESNKPFLSLGSKTLKALKCVIDTDKQMLVFGTTMREQVQFAIKPLNESSSDFRDLDY; from the exons ATGTTCCCGGGGATGCGGACGGAGGACCGGAGGGACTCGGGGGTCCTGGATGCTGCGGCTCtgaggcagcagaggaggatCAAACAAGCCATCCAGTTCCTCCACAAGGACTCGGCTGATCTGCTGCCTCTGGATGGACTGAAGAAACTCGGCACGTCTAAACAAGGG CAGCCACACAATATTCTCCAGAAGCGCCTGCTGGAGGCGAAGCTGAGCCGAGGCAGGACGAGCATGTGTGGGGTCACACCAAACGGTGGAGGAATCCATCTGAGCTGCAAGAATTTAAATTCACATGAGgatgagaaggaggaggaggaagacttCATCCATGTACCATGCAAG tgtttaGGACAGGAGCTGAATGTGCTGATTGATACAGGCTGCAAGCTGAACCTGATGTCCTCACTGACTGTGGGGAG TTTAAAAGAATACGTCGAAGAGAACAAAATGGAGACAGATGGCTTCCCATTTCAGCGTAAGCTCTGCATCGATGGTCGCATCAAGGAGCTCAGCTTGACCATCGGACAACTCAGGATAATGTGTTCATTTGCCATCGTGG agAGTAACAAGCCTTTCCTGTCCCTGGGCAGCAAGACTCTAAAGGCACTCAAG TGTGTAATCGACACCGACAAGCAAATGCTGGTGTTTGGGACAACCATGAGGGAGCAGGTTCAGTTTGCCATAAAGCCACTCAATGAAA GCTCCTCTGACTTCAGAGACCTGGATTACTGA
- the LOC111576350 gene encoding nuclear receptor-interacting protein 3 isoform X1 translates to MFPGMRTEDRRDSGVLDAAALRQQRRIKQAIQFLHKDSADLLPLDGLKKLGTSKQGQPHNILQKRLLEAKLSRGRTSMCGVTPNGGGIHLSCKNLNSHEDEKEEEEDFIHVPCKCLGQELNVLIDTGCKLNLMSSLTVGRLGLKEYVEENKMETDGFPFQRKLCIDGRIKELSLTIGQLRIMCSFAIVESNKPFLSLGSKTLKALKCVIDTDKQMLVFGTTMREQVQFAIKPLNESSSDFRDLDY, encoded by the exons ATGTTCCCGGGGATGCGGACGGAGGACCGGAGGGACTCGGGGGTCCTGGATGCTGCGGCTCtgaggcagcagaggaggatCAAACAAGCCATCCAGTTCCTCCACAAGGACTCGGCTGATCTGCTGCCTCTGGATGGACTGAAGAAACTCGGCACGTCTAAACAAGGG CAGCCACACAATATTCTCCAGAAGCGCCTGCTGGAGGCGAAGCTGAGCCGAGGCAGGACGAGCATGTGTGGGGTCACACCAAACGGTGGAGGAATCCATCTGAGCTGCAAGAATTTAAATTCACATGAGgatgagaaggaggaggaggaagacttCATCCATGTACCATGCAAG tgtttaGGACAGGAGCTGAATGTGCTGATTGATACAGGCTGCAAGCTGAACCTGATGTCCTCACTGACTGTGGGGAGGTTAGG TTTAAAAGAATACGTCGAAGAGAACAAAATGGAGACAGATGGCTTCCCATTTCAGCGTAAGCTCTGCATCGATGGTCGCATCAAGGAGCTCAGCTTGACCATCGGACAACTCAGGATAATGTGTTCATTTGCCATCGTGG agAGTAACAAGCCTTTCCTGTCCCTGGGCAGCAAGACTCTAAAGGCACTCAAG TGTGTAATCGACACCGACAAGCAAATGCTGGTGTTTGGGACAACCATGAGGGAGCAGGTTCAGTTTGCCATAAAGCCACTCAATGAAA GCTCCTCTGACTTCAGAGACCTGGATTACTGA
- the LOC111576350 gene encoding nuclear receptor-interacting protein 3 isoform X3 yields MFPGMRTEDRRDSGVLDAAALRQQRRIKQAIQFLHKDSADLLPLDGLKKLGTSKQGQPHNILQKRLLEAKLSRGRTSMCGVTPNGGGIHLSCKNLNSHEDEKEEEEDFIHVPCKCLGQELNVLIDTGCKLNLMSSLTVGRLGLKEYVEENKMETDGFPFQRKLCIDGRIKELSLTIGQLRIMCSFAIVESNKPFLSLGSKTLKALKCVIDTDKQMLVFGTTMREQVQFAIKPLNERDLDY; encoded by the exons ATGTTCCCGGGGATGCGGACGGAGGACCGGAGGGACTCGGGGGTCCTGGATGCTGCGGCTCtgaggcagcagaggaggatCAAACAAGCCATCCAGTTCCTCCACAAGGACTCGGCTGATCTGCTGCCTCTGGATGGACTGAAGAAACTCGGCACGTCTAAACAAGGG CAGCCACACAATATTCTCCAGAAGCGCCTGCTGGAGGCGAAGCTGAGCCGAGGCAGGACGAGCATGTGTGGGGTCACACCAAACGGTGGAGGAATCCATCTGAGCTGCAAGAATTTAAATTCACATGAGgatgagaaggaggaggaggaagacttCATCCATGTACCATGCAAG tgtttaGGACAGGAGCTGAATGTGCTGATTGATACAGGCTGCAAGCTGAACCTGATGTCCTCACTGACTGTGGGGAGGTTAGG TTTAAAAGAATACGTCGAAGAGAACAAAATGGAGACAGATGGCTTCCCATTTCAGCGTAAGCTCTGCATCGATGGTCGCATCAAGGAGCTCAGCTTGACCATCGGACAACTCAGGATAATGTGTTCATTTGCCATCGTGG agAGTAACAAGCCTTTCCTGTCCCTGGGCAGCAAGACTCTAAAGGCACTCAAG TGTGTAATCGACACCGACAAGCAAATGCTGGTGTTTGGGACAACCATGAGGGAGCAGGTTCAGTTTGCCATAAAGCCACTCAATGAAAG AGACCTGGATTACTGA
- the c3h11orf16 gene encoding uncharacterized protein C11orf16 homolog, whose amino-acid sequence MTSRPMLASEAALIPLFQGKWRCNITFVLDSSENMRAVLGSVKRLLIQTLLTKASLRDSLFNLMTFSSKVHCWSHHMLPCAPDTVYTALSWIHSISCSPGRDLLAVLTVALADPLCQTVHLLCSDLPEQPEALLRVLPALAAGRPVNIFYLQDSGRQLDRNTRDYLQGLTRTTRGSCYLIPFTLNGVLDKVIPLYVAESQSSVPTVSPAQCCWCHHTSSSLLRCSVGNLLRPVAPCVLPGQTLAGPEFFPGCRVLARREVDGLYYLGTVTQQVQGRKGVWVVEFDHPGSASAGVVSSKRQLVCSPDMVKDSRAHSHCLVPGDAVLSPWEPDLRRFGPGRVMAATESRDGFRAHAVTSLRVLMWNSCVSLVPDSLVLPVSASQHDRIVRELQILTPAPSLYCCWLRTHSSISTPQMLCNDCCQSASTSCSCSVTNRWPCVVPHSCRTSLGGTDGFDRAEQNNQADLRNADVRMNDSEVPSSSSSLSEDGTRASISPAVKLRSKQQRPPWRYWRRTGPEPQHRQPGSAATRRSSQPVRFSFPVPQISASPNHSSLFQSLPGTKGRRANIKDVFGMTNFQPRPPARLQCFSGNNASAVYT is encoded by the exons ATGACATCTAGGCCAATGCTGGCCTCTGAGGCTGCACTGATTCCACTGTTCCAGGGCAAATGGAGATGCAACATTACTTTTGTCCTGGACAGCTCAGAGAACATGAGAGCTGTTCTGGGGTCAGTGAAACGCCTGCTGATCCAGACTCTGCTGACCAAAGCTTCTCTCAGGGACTCACTCTTCAACCTCATGACTTTCTCCAGCAAG GTGCACTGTTGGTCCCACCACATGCTTCCCTGTGCTCCAGACACAGTGTACACAGCCCTGTCCTGGATTCACTCCATCAGCTGCAGCCCCGGCAGGGATCTCCTGGCTGTCCTGACTGTGGCTCTCGCTGACCCCCTCTGTCAGACTGTCCACTTGCTCTGCTCAGATCTCCCCGAGCAGCCAGAGGCCCTGCTAAGAGTCCTGCCTGCCCTGGCTGCTGGGAGGCCTGTGAACATCTTCTATCTGCAGGACTCCGGCAGGCAGCTGGACAGGAACACCAGAGACTACCTGCAGGGTCTGACCCGGACCACAAGAGGGAGCTGTTATCTAATTCCATTTACTTTGAATGGAGTGTTGGACAAG GTGATTCCTCTGTATGTTGCTGAGAGCCAGTCATCGGTGCCAACTGTGTCTCCAGCCCAGTGCTGCTGGTGTCACCACACATCTTCATCCCTTCTCAG GTGTAGTGTGGGTAATCTGCTCCGTCCAGTTGCCCCCTGCGTGCTGCCTGGTCAAACCCTAGCTGGTCCAGAGTTCTTCCCAGGATGCAGAGTGTTGGCCAGGAGGGAGGTGGACGGTCTTTACTACCTGGGCACCGTGACACAGCAAGTACAG GGCCGCAAGGGAGTTTGGGTCGTTGAGTTTGACCATCCAGGAAGTGCTAGTGCAGGGGTCGTCTCCTCCAAACGGCAGCTGGTTTGCTCGCCTGACATGGTCAAAGACAGCAGAGCTCATTCACACTGTCTCGTACCTGGCGATGCTGTCCTGTCACCATGGGAACCGGATCTAAGGAGATTTGGTCCAGGACGAGTGATGGCAGCCACTGAGAGCAGAGATGGTTTTAGAG CTCATGCTGTTACAAGCCTCCGGGTGCTGATGTGGAACAGTTGTGTGTCTCTGGTTCCTGACAGCCTGGTTTTACCTGTTTCAGCTTCTCAGCATGACAGAATAGTCAGGGAGCTCCAAATCCTAACACCAGCTCCAAGTCTGTACTGCTGCTGGCTTCGTACCCACAGCTCCATCTCCACTCCCCAGATGTTGTGCAATGACTGCTGCCAGTCAGCGTCTACGTCTTGCAGCTGTTCAGTCACAAACCGCTGGCCTTGTGTAGTTCCACACAGCTGCAGGACCAGCCTTGGGGGAACAGATGGGTTTGACAGGGCAGAGCAAAATAATCAAGCGGACCTCAGAAATGCAGATGTGAGGATGAACGACTCTGAGGTTccatcctcttcttcttctctttctgagGATGGGACCAGGGCATCAATTTCTCCTGCAGTAAAGCTGAGGAGTAAACAGCAGCGTCCTCCCTGGAGGTACTGGAGAAGAACTGGGCCAGAACCACAGCACAGACAACCAG GGAGTGCAGCCACCAGGAGGTCATCACAACCTGTAAGGTTCAGCTTCCCTGTCCCACAGATCAGCGCCTCTCCAAATCACAGCTCCTTGTTTCAGTCACTTCCTGGTACTAAAGGAAGACGAGCGAACATCAAAGATGTTTTTGGAATGACAAATTTCCAACCTCGACCGCCAGCGAGACTGCAGTGTTTCTCTGGAAACAATGCCTCTGCCGTTTACACATAA
- the akip1 gene encoding A-kinase-interacting protein 1: MANRSWLESSLRRSASLGLEVLERASRRSVDWTSTGASQSPTTTDEDAHIPVKKACTELNDAFATIAEFMAQTTYHCKRFYESGCCTEPNDTEKKHTSRFHTRIGAGKTKPALPKRKHGHVSAAGEDFYIEVSPGTYAITASMPESQQQTQLVSVKAGESINLTFNL; encoded by the exons ATGGCAAACCGATCCTGGCTGGAGTCTTCCCTACGGCGCTCTGCCAGTCTGGGCTTGGAGGTGCTGGAGCGTGCCTCCAGACGGAGCGTAGACTGGACTAGCACTGGTGCATCCCAGAGCCCCACTACAACAGATGAAGATGCACATATACCTGTCAAG aaagcCTGTACAGAGCTTAATGATGCCTTTGCAACCATTGCAGAGTTCATGGCACAGACGACCTATCATTGTAAA AGGTTTTATGAGTCTGGCTGTTGCACTGAGCCCAacgacactgaaaaaaaacacacgtCCAGGTTTCACACGCGTATAGGAGCTGGGAAGACAAAACCTGCACTGCCAAAAAGGAAACAT ggCCATGTGTCAGCAGCGGGTGAAGATTTTTACATCGAAGTTTCACCTGGAACGTACGCCATCACTGCCAGTATGCCGGAGTCCCAGCAGCAGACTCAGCTGGTCAGTGTTAAAGCTGGGGAGAGCATCAACCTCACCTTCAACCTCTGA
- the rpl27a gene encoding 60S ribosomal protein L27a has protein sequence MPTKKTKTRKLRGHVSHGHGRVGKHRKHPGGRGNAGGLHHHRINFDKYHPGYFGKVGMRHYHLKRNASHCPTINLDKLWTLVSEQTRLNYSKKPDGPAPIIDAVRAGYYKVLGKGKLPKQPVIVKAKFFSRQAEEKIKAVGGACVLMA, from the exons ATG CCTACCAAGAAGACCAAGACCAGGAAGCTCCGAGGACACGTCAGCCACGGACATGGTCGCGTTG GCAAACACAGAAAGCATCCTGGAGGTCGTGGTAATGCTGGTGGTTTGCATCACCACAGAATCAACTTCGACAAATA CCATCCAGGTTACTTCGGTAAGGTGGGTATGAGACATTACCACCTGAAGAGGAATGCATCCCACTGCCCCACCATCAACCTGGACAAGCTGTGGACGCTGGTGAGCGAGCAGACCAGGCTCAACTACAGCAAGAAGCCCGATGGACCTGCCCCCATCATCGATGCTGTGCGCGCT GGCTACTACAAAGTTCTGGGCAAAGGCAAACTGCCCAAGCAGCCTGTGATCGTCAAGGCCAAGTTCTTCAGCCGACAGGCCGAGGAGAAGATCAAGGCAGTGGGAGGAGCCTGCGTGCTGATGGCGTAA
- the LOC111576331 gene encoding uncharacterized protein LOC111576331: protein MSSAISLLLSSHSPGFLKESSCPVTTWIHTQRLDLLEMASFPHRCHGNFAQRRATLLPREAKCRVRLKLEAMSSETDPDLATTTEEQTPQEEKPCSAEFCKMEKESCDRNAKAASPSSEKREKSPDKNAKALLKRIRIHPEAQRILGNSCIAVVSLERLNFQSVSLSCLQPVVSLVRLPCQSQAELHDDVSLNCPQQNGFTEKEADILEIREGSPQLADLSQTKITPLSWTEPYCPYSSMSGEPEQDSSFDCESNPDQPYILFDSGTEDGKSDSETFYLDPDPEQTMVIELDPEAEAEVEAEADQDRSLQLEDKFETKCEADIMDVNQDQRPDFCSSQEKEESSIQQSEAGAGTEEMESEDFCAVCLNGGDLLCCDRCPKVYHLACHIPSLICFPLGDWVCTLCRTDQEPVEAYDCENMHSCGGIKAPYTLSSQDQRRCEKLTLLLYCHRLSAPFHEPVSPLARNYYQIIKRPIDLSVIRRKLDKSNTLHYFTAEQFIDDVLLMFKNCSTFNYPDSEVAQAGQNLEVFFLRKLKDIFPDRTFPSASQDRTVGARLQWLNRKRKENYRKKRYVFSGKKYYL, encoded by the exons ATGAGCAGCgccatctctctcctcctcagctCACATTCACCTGGATTTCTGAAGGAGTCATCTTGTCCTGTCACTACTTGGATTCACACTCAG AGGCTTGATCTCCTGGAGATGGCAAGCTTTCCTCATAGATGCCATGGCAACTTTGCACAAAGGCGAGCCACCCTGTTGCCACGGGAAGCCAAGTGCAGAGTACGCCTGAAGCTGGAGGCCATGTCATCTGAGACTGATCCAGATCTTGCAACCACCACAGAGGAGCAAACCCCTCAGGAAGAAAAG ccCTGCAGTGCTGAATTTTGTAAGATGGAAAAGGAGTCTTGCGACAGAAATGCCAAAGCAGCGTCTCCATCAtctgaaaaaagggaaaagagtccagacaaaaatgcaaaagctTTACTGAAGAGAATAAG GATTCATCCAGAGGCTCAGAGGATTCTGGGTAATTCCTGCATAGCCGTAGTGAGCCTGGAGCGTCTCAACTTCCAGTCTGTGTCCTTATCATGTTTGCAGCCTGTGGTGTCTCTGGTACGGTTGCCATGCCAATCACAAGCTGAGCTCCACGATGATGTGTCTTTAAATTGTCCGCAACAG AATGGGTTCACGGAAAAAGAGGCTGATATTTTAGAAATAAGAGAAGGGTCACCCCAGCTGGCTGATCTGagtcaaacaaaaataacaccattATCCTGGACTGAACCCTACTGTCCTTACAGCTCCATgtctggagaaccagaacaggACTCAAGCTTTGACTGTGAATCTAATCCAGATCAGCCTTATATCCTGTTTGACTCTGGAACTGAAGACGGGAAAAGTGattcagaaacattttatttgGATCCAGATCCAGAGCAGACCATGGTGATCGAGTTGGACCCTGAAGCAGAAGCAGAAGTAGAAGCAGAAGCAGATCAGGATCGAAGCCTCCAGCTGGAGGATAAATTTGAAACTAAATGTGAAGCCGATATAATGGATGTTAATCAAGATCAGAGGCCTGATTTCTGCAGCTCACAGGAAAAGGAGGAGTCATCCATCCAGCAGTCAGAAGCTGGAGCTGGGACTGAGGAGATGGAGAGTGAAgatttctgtgctgtttgtctgAACGGAGGAGATCTGCTCTGCTGTGACCGCTGCCCTAAAGTTTACCACTTGGCCTGTCACATTCCTTCTCTGATCTGCTTTCCTCT AGGCGACTGGGTTTGTACATTGTGCAGAACGGACCAGGAGCCAGTGGAGGCCTACGACTGTGAGAACATGCACTCCTGTGGGGGAATCAAAGCGCCTTACACTTTATCCAGCCAGGACCAGAGG aggTGTGAGAAGTTAACTCTGCTGTTGTACTGTCACAGGCTCAGTGCTCCGTTCCATGAACCTGTCAGCCCTCTG GCACGAAACTACTACCAGATCATCAAGAGGCCCATCGACCTGTCAGTGATCCGCAGAAAACTGGACAAGAGCAACACTCTCCACTACTTCACTGCCGAGCAGTTTATAGATGACGTCCTGCTGATGTTCAAGAACTGCTCTACTTTCAATTAC CCAGACTCAGAGGTGGCCCAAGCTGGTCAAAATTTGGAGGTGTTTTTCTTGAGAAAACTGAAGGACATTTTTCCTGACCGGACGTTCCCATCAGCCAGCCAGGACAGAACGGTCGGAGCTCGCCTCCAGTGGCTcaacaggaagaggaaggaaaacTACAGGAAAAAGAGATACGTGTTTAGTGGGAAAAAATATTACCTGTAA